A single region of the Alosa alosa isolate M-15738 ecotype Scorff River chromosome 6, AALO_Geno_1.1, whole genome shotgun sequence genome encodes:
- the prdm9 gene encoding histone-lysine N-methyltransferase PRDM9 → MSTSSGEISAEKTQEDVSASTAVEKSPEDDDEPYDDDNYYCEKCQCCFWSQCEVHGPPVFALDFPCSVGTPQRALLTLPAGLVVGRSRVKESSLGIFNQGQVVPVGMHFGPYSGETTSEEEALKSVYSWVIVRGKKHYEFIDATRDTHSNWMRYVMCSRSNREQNLVAFQQGGRVLFRCCAPIRPGEELLVWYAEEYARGLGLTWDQLWHHKRSSTYTNTDNGSSLTLPCPYCQFSFPAKSYLQTHVRRSHAEQYQNFLETHPVESEFEEVDPRLDLDICLLGSDVPPSSQMEPTTGTGQQGSESLIGRAPCQSETSDQSQPSNGLRCWKRMSDSDWSKDTSSASMSINDKGHSCPRCGRTFARAYHLKRHVNSVHDPDKLYWYRKRKSSNPRKHLPNPETETEEEDDEEEEAEERAGADGDEVRAPMEVYPCARCFIAFMSLQSLQEHMELQHAQGQGQRSDATEEPGDPSDPPYEPPVRKHNTRRGAVQAPAQKRGRGRPRTRTLGPTRPTQPKQKRPQKVQQGDGDSEPPPGAQTFICSQCGEACGDGVTATSHGCRAQTPAAPPLPQHGTQHGTDTQLTCGECQGMFADAASLRSHGCVQVGEGPYSCAQCSLRFSQPSNLRRHQRSVHAMVKPYCCGPCGKFYTQASGLRRHQEGRQHKGRRTACAKANANANASANASTAVTPIITTAATIYSCSYCQFSFTAQRYLHKHVKRHHPAEFIQAQEGSEGEGGEVGYGLGDAEELARISQSCPQCEKTFFSVKGFKSHHCFRRGKRACPCHVCGKRFSNVYSLRQHERTHTGERPYACPHCPKSFAVYGQLNVHLRTHTGERPYLCAQCGEGFRQSGDLKRHEQKHLGVRPHACPQCPKSFSRPQSLRAHLQIHSGMRLFHCTQCSKAFTRKYHLTRHLHKMHSS, encoded by the exons GTGAGATTTCAGCTGAGAAGACGCAGGAGGATGTATCAGCTTCAACAGCTGTGGAAAAGTCGCCTGAGGATGACGATGAACCATATGATGATGACAACTACT aCTGTGAGAAATGCCAGTGCTGCTTCTGGAGTCAGTGTGAAGTCCACGGTCCCCCAGTCTTCGCCCTGGACTTCCCCTGCTCGGTTGGGACCCCTCAGAGAGCTCTCCTCACTTTGCCTGCTGGCCTGGTCGTTGGGAGGTCACGGGTCAAGGAGAGCAGCCTGGGGATTTTCAACCAGGGGCAGGTGGTGCCGGTCGGAATGCATTTCGGGCCATACAGTGGTGAAACGACCTCTGAGGAGGAGGCTCTGAAGAGTGTCTACTCCTGGGTG ATTgttagggggaaaaaacactacGAGTTCATTGATGCTACAAGAGACACTCACTCCAACTGGATGAG GTATGTGATGTGTTCCCGTAGCAACCGCGAGCAGAACCTGGTTGCATTCCAGCAGGGTGGTCGAGTGCTGTTCCGCTGTTGCGCCCCCATCAGGCCAGGCGAGGAGCTGCTGGTGTGGTATGCTGAGGAGTACGCCAGGGGCCTGGGGCTGACCTGGGATCAGCTGTGGCACCACAAACGCTCATCCACCTACactaacacag ATAATGGTTCATCTCTGACGCTGCCTTGCCCCTACTGCCAGTTTTCCTTCCCTGCCAAATCCTACCTGCAAACGCACGTCAGGCGCTCGCATGCAGAGCAGTACCAGAACTTTCTGGAGACCCATCCTGTCGAGTCCGAGTTCGAAGAGGTGGACCCACGCCTGGACCTGGATATCTGCCTACTGGGCTCAGATGTACCGCCTTCTTCCCAGATGGAGCCAACCACAGGCACTGGCCAACAGGGAAGTGAATCCCTGATTGGACGAGCTCCCTGTCAGTCGGAAACATCTGACCAATCCCAACCATCGAATGGCCTGAGGTGCTGGAAAAGGATGAGTGACTCTGATTGGTCTAAAGACACGTCATCGGCGTCAATGTCCATCAATGACAAGGGCCACAGTTGCCCTCGCTGTGGGCGAACGTTTGCGAGGGCATACCACCTCAAGCGCCACGTGAACTCCGTCCACGATCCAGACAAACTCTACTGGTACAGGAAGAGGAAGTCCTCCAACCCCCGCAAGCACCTGCCGAACCcggaaacagagacagaggaggaggacgacgaggaagaggaggcggaggagagagcaggggcTGATGGGGATGAGGTGAGGGCGCCCATGGAGGTCTACCCGTGTGCCCGCTGCTTCATCGCCTTCATGAGCCTGCAGAGTCTGCAGGAGCACATGGAGCTGCAGCACGCACAGggtcagggtcaaaggtcagacgCCACTGAGGAACCGGGCGATCCGTCAGACCCACCGTACGAGCCTCCCGTTCGCAAACACAACACGAGGAGAGGCGCTGTCCAAGCGCCCGcccagaagagagggagggggaggccaCGCACCAGAACCCTCGGACCGACCCGACCGACCCAGCCCAAACAGAAGCGTCCGCAGAAGGTCCAGCAGGGCGATGGCGACAGCGAGCCTCCACCTGGCGCCCAAACGTTCATCTGCAGCCAGTGCGGAGAGGCGTGTGGCGACGGTGTCACTGCTACGTCTCATGGCTGCCGCGCCCAGACGCCAGCGGCGCCGCCGCTGCCCCAGCATGGCACGCAGCATGGCACGGACACACAGCTGACGTGCGGCGAGTGCCAGGGCATGTTTGCGGACGCGGCGTCGCTGCGGTCCCACGGCTGCGTGCAGGTCGGCGAGGGCCCCTACAGCTGCGCCCAGTGCAGCCTGCGGTTCAGCCAGCCGTCCAACTTGCGCCGCCACCAGCGCTCCGTCCACGCCATGGTCAAGCCCTACTGCTGCGGCCCGTGCGGAAAGTTCTACACGCAGGCCAGTGGCCTCCGCCGTCACCAGGAGGGACGCCAGCACAAGGGACGACGGACGGCCTGTGCCAAAGCTAACGCTAATGCTAACGCTAGCGCTAATGCTAGCACCGCCGTCACGCCAATCATCACCACCGCCGCCACCATCTACTCCTGCTCCTACTGCCAGTTCTCCTTCACCGCACAGCGCTACCTGCACAAGCACGTGAAGCGGCACCACCCGGCAGAGTTCATCCAGGCGCAGGAAGGCAGTGAGGGGGAGGGCGGGGAGGTGGGCTACGGGTTGGGTGACGCGGAGGAGTTGGCGCGGATATCCCAGAGCTGCCCCCAGTGCGAGAAGACCTTCTTCAGCGTGAAGGGCTTCAAGTCACACCACTGTTTCCGCCGCGGCAAGCGCGCCTGCCCGTGCCACGTGTGCGGCAAGCGTTTCAGCAACGTCTACAGCCTGCGGCAGCACGAGCGGACGCACACGGGCGAGAGGCCCTACGCGTGCCCGCACTGCCCCAAGAGCTTCGCCGTCTACGGCCAGCTCAACGTGCACCTGCGCACGCACACCGGCGAGCGGCCCTACCTGTGTGCGCAGTGCGGCGAGGGCTTCCGCCAGTCCGGCGATCTCAAGCGACACGAGCAGAAGCACCTGGGCGTGCGGCCGCACGCGTGCCCGCAGTGCCCCAAGAGCTTCAGCCGGCCGCAGAGCCTCCGCGCCCACCTGCAGATCCACAGTGGCATGCGGCTCTTCCACTGCACGCAGTGCAGCAAGGCCTTCACGCGCAAGTACCACCTCACCAGGCACCTCCACAAGATGCACTCCTCCTGA